A single region of the Aquarana catesbeiana isolate 2022-GZ linkage group LG07, ASM4218655v1, whole genome shotgun sequence genome encodes:
- the LOC141102324 gene encoding olfactory receptor 1G1-like: MEQRHKKNNMRNMTEISSLTLVGLSDHPLTMNALFVLFLLIYLMTLITNLLIFFLFLTDYHLHNPMYFFLANLAFLDVSYSSVTAPKMLFGLVTKGRSISMPACIAQVFFYISFVQSELFLLSAMSYDRYIAICHPLHYKLIMSWRVCTRMASLVWVAGCSVSLVHTLFLLRLSFCRTSSIHNFFCDLPHLIQISCTDPFINIVVIFLVGGSFGLGIIFMTFLPYVYILSTILTIRSKTGKMKAFSTCTSHIMVVSVFYGSILFIYFVLTSSNMFNLNKLFSVISALINPLLNPLIYSLRNKDLMEALMRSYYHLKLIKVSF; the protein is encoded by the exons atggagcaaaggcat aaaaaaaataatatgagaAATATGACAGAGATTAGCTCTCTTACTCTTGTGGGTCTATCAGACCATCCACTGACCATGAATGCACTTTTTGTGCTCTTCCTTCTGATCTATCTGATGACTCTTATCACAaaccttcttatttttttcttgttcCTCACTGACTACCATTTGCACaacccaatgtatttttttcttgccaACTTGGCATTTCTGGACGTGTCCTATTCATCAGTGACCGCACCAAAGATGCTCTTTGGTTTGGTCACAAAAGGAAGATCAATATCCATGCCTGCCTGTATAGCCCAAGTCTTTTTCTACATCTCCTTTGTTCAGTCAGAACTTTTCTTGCTCTCAGCTATGTCCTACGACCGCTACATTGCCATCTGCCACCCTCTACATTACAAACTAATTATGTCTTGGAGGGTCTGTACTCGTATGGCCTCTCTGGTCTGGGTTGCAGGATGTTCTGTCTCTTTGGTTCATACTTTATTTTTGCTCAGGTTGTCCTTCTGCAGAACATCTTCCATCCACAACTTTTTTTGTGACCTTCCACATTTGATCCAAATTTCCTGTACTGACCCCTTCATAAACATAGTGGTCATATTCTTAGTAGGTGGTAGTTTTGGATTAGGAATTATTTTTATGACCTTTCTTCCCTATGTCTATATTCTCAGTACCATCCTTACAATCCGTAGCAAAACTGGAAAgatgaaagcattctccacctgcACATCACATATTATGGTGGTCTCCGTCTTTTATGGATCCAtactttttatttactttgttCTAACTTCTAGCAATATGTTCAATTTAAACAAACTGTTTTCGGTCATATCTGCCCTCATTAACCCATTGCTGAATCCTCTGATCTACAGCCTGAGGAACAAAGATCTCATGGAGGCACTTATGAGGTCTTATTATCACTTAAAGTTAATTAAGGTGTCATTCTGA